A single window of Pungitius pungitius chromosome 20, fPunPun2.1, whole genome shotgun sequence DNA harbors:
- the vegfab gene encoding vascular endothelial growth factor Ab isoform X1, with the protein MNFIDSLTLLFLTLSAVKSAHIPKGTERGPHDVIPLMEVFNKSLCQPRELLVEILQEYPEEVEHIFIPSCVVLTRCAGCCNDEMLQCMPTSTYNVTMEIKRIKPLVQQNDILLSFTEHSACECRSKKEVTEQREKKSRKGKGQKGKRKKNRDKTIPDATIPDAVCEPCCDHCSEKRKRLFVQDPATCRCSCKHTDAICKGRQLELNERTCKCDRPRR; encoded by the exons ATGAACTTTATTGACAGTTTGACACTATTATTTTTGACGCTGTCAGCTGTCAAG AGCGCCCACATACCGAAGGGAACGGAACGAGGTCCACATGACG tgATCCCACTAATGGAGGTGTTCAACAAGAGTTTGTGTCAGCCTCgagagctgctggtggagattCTGCAGGAGTAcccggaggaggtggagcacaTCTTCATCCCGTCCTGCGTGGTGCTGACGCGCTGCGCCGGCTGCTGCAACGACGAGATGCTGCAGTGCATGCCGACGTCCACCTACAACGTCACGATGGAG atcAAAAGAATAAAACCCCTAGTGCAACAAAATGATATTTTACTGAGTTTCACAGAGCACAGCGCATGTGAGTGTAG GTCAAAGAAAGAAGTGACGGAACAGAGAGAAAA AAAATCCCGGAAGGGCAAAGGCCAAAAGGGAAAGCGAAAGAAAAACCGCGACAAAACTATTCCCGACGCCACAATTCCCGACGC TGTGTGTGAGCCGTGTTGCGACCACTGCTCGGAGAAGAGGAAGCGCCTGTTCGTGCAGGATCCGGCCACCTGCCGGTGCTCCTGCAAGCACACGGACGCCATCTGTAAAGGACGCCAGCTCGAGCTCAACGAGAGGACCTGCAA ATGCGACAGGCCGAGGAGATGA
- the vegfab gene encoding vascular endothelial growth factor Ab isoform X4 has product MNFIDSLTLLFLTLSAVKSAHIPKGTERGPHDVIPLMEVFNKSLCQPRELLVEILQEYPEEVEHIFIPSCVVLTRCAGCCNDEMLQCMPTSTYNVTMEIKRIKPLVQQNDILLSFTEHSACECRSKKEVTEQRENVCEPCCDHCSEKRKRLFVQDPATCRCSCKHTDAICKGRQLELNERTCKCDRPRR; this is encoded by the exons ATGAACTTTATTGACAGTTTGACACTATTATTTTTGACGCTGTCAGCTGTCAAG AGCGCCCACATACCGAAGGGAACGGAACGAGGTCCACATGACG tgATCCCACTAATGGAGGTGTTCAACAAGAGTTTGTGTCAGCCTCgagagctgctggtggagattCTGCAGGAGTAcccggaggaggtggagcacaTCTTCATCCCGTCCTGCGTGGTGCTGACGCGCTGCGCCGGCTGCTGCAACGACGAGATGCTGCAGTGCATGCCGACGTCCACCTACAACGTCACGATGGAG atcAAAAGAATAAAACCCCTAGTGCAACAAAATGATATTTTACTGAGTTTCACAGAGCACAGCGCATGTGAGTGTAG GTCAAAGAAAGAAGTGACGGAACAGAGAGAAAA TGTGTGTGAGCCGTGTTGCGACCACTGCTCGGAGAAGAGGAAGCGCCTGTTCGTGCAGGATCCGGCCACCTGCCGGTGCTCCTGCAAGCACACGGACGCCATCTGTAAAGGACGCCAGCTCGAGCTCAACGAGAGGACCTGCAA ATGCGACAGGCCGAGGAGATGA
- the vegfab gene encoding vascular endothelial growth factor Ab isoform X2 — translation MNFIDSLTLLFLTLSAVKSAHIPKGTERGPHDVIPLMEVFNKSLCQPRELLVEILQEYPEEVEHIFIPSCVVLTRCAGCCNDEMLQCMPTSTYNVTMEIKRIKPLVQQNDILLSFTEHSACECRSKKEVTEQREKETGPSTKEGVLVGDSSCPHGTPWYFFSCRGLSAGAPAGTDCHVTSVPIPSRGDHPIAELTTASRRGVGGALGSARGVGCF, via the exons ATGAACTTTATTGACAGTTTGACACTATTATTTTTGACGCTGTCAGCTGTCAAG AGCGCCCACATACCGAAGGGAACGGAACGAGGTCCACATGACG tgATCCCACTAATGGAGGTGTTCAACAAGAGTTTGTGTCAGCCTCgagagctgctggtggagattCTGCAGGAGTAcccggaggaggtggagcacaTCTTCATCCCGTCCTGCGTGGTGCTGACGCGCTGCGCCGGCTGCTGCAACGACGAGATGCTGCAGTGCATGCCGACGTCCACCTACAACGTCACGATGGAG atcAAAAGAATAAAACCCCTAGTGCAACAAAATGATATTTTACTGAGTTTCACAGAGCACAGCGCATGTGAGTGTAG GTCAAAGAAAGAAGTGACGGAACAGAGAGAAAA GGAAACCGGACCCAGCACGAAAGAGGGAGTTCTGGTGGGAGACTCATCGTGTCCTCATGGGACGCCgtggtattttttttcctgccggGGTCTGAGCGCCGGGGCGCCTGCCGGGACGGACTGTCACGTGACCTCCGTTCCGATCCCCTCACGCGGCGACCATCCCATCGCGGAGCTGACGACCGCCTCgcgtcggggggtggggggggccctCGGGTCTGCACGTGGTGTCGGATGCTTTTAA
- the vegfab gene encoding vascular endothelial growth factor Ab isoform X3 produces the protein MKEKSAHIPKGTERGPHDVIPLMEVFNKSLCQPRELLVEILQEYPEEVEHIFIPSCVVLTRCAGCCNDEMLQCMPTSTYNVTMEIKRIKPLVQQNDILLSFTEHSACECRSKKEVTEQREKKSRKGKGQKGKRKKNRDKTIPDATIPDAVCEPCCDHCSEKRKRLFVQDPATCRCSCKHTDAICKGRQLELNERTCKCDRPRR, from the exons ATGAAAGAAAAG AGCGCCCACATACCGAAGGGAACGGAACGAGGTCCACATGACG tgATCCCACTAATGGAGGTGTTCAACAAGAGTTTGTGTCAGCCTCgagagctgctggtggagattCTGCAGGAGTAcccggaggaggtggagcacaTCTTCATCCCGTCCTGCGTGGTGCTGACGCGCTGCGCCGGCTGCTGCAACGACGAGATGCTGCAGTGCATGCCGACGTCCACCTACAACGTCACGATGGAG atcAAAAGAATAAAACCCCTAGTGCAACAAAATGATATTTTACTGAGTTTCACAGAGCACAGCGCATGTGAGTGTAG GTCAAAGAAAGAAGTGACGGAACAGAGAGAAAA AAAATCCCGGAAGGGCAAAGGCCAAAAGGGAAAGCGAAAGAAAAACCGCGACAAAACTATTCCCGACGCCACAATTCCCGACGC TGTGTGTGAGCCGTGTTGCGACCACTGCTCGGAGAAGAGGAAGCGCCTGTTCGTGCAGGATCCGGCCACCTGCCGGTGCTCCTGCAAGCACACGGACGCCATCTGTAAAGGACGCCAGCTCGAGCTCAACGAGAGGACCTGCAA ATGCGACAGGCCGAGGAGATGA
- the naga gene encoding alpha-N-acetylgalactosaminidase: protein MHAAALLLVSALCSATWALDNGEMRVPPMGWLAWERFRCDLDCQHDPKNCISENLFIDMADRLFEDGWRELGYVYVNIDDCWSSMKRDEKGRLQADPQRFPRGIRFLSRYMHARGLKLGLYGDMGTHTCGGYPGTTLDDIALDAQTFADWEVDMFKFDGCYSNATVQEQGYPLMSKALNATGRPIAYSCSWPAYQGGLPPKVNYTQLGQLCNLWRNYGDIQDSWDSVLNIVEWFSENQDVLAPAAGPGKWNDPDMLIIGDFGLSMDQSRAQMALWAIMAAPLFMSNDLRTISSGARSILQNKMAVIINQDPLGIQGRRIVKEKIGIDVFWRPLSKNASALVFFSRRNDMPYRYQTSLGKLNYTTGSYEIHDVFAQKTTTLKDSTPFVVSVNPTGVVMWHVSAPAKWNRRPFRRGGGRRGNAIPPVFL from the exons ATGCATGCGGCGGCGCTGCTGTTGGTGTCGGCGCTCTGCTCGGCCACCTGGGCCCTCGACAATGGAGAGATGAGGGTCCCCCCCATGGGCTGGTTGGCATGGGAACGATTCCGCTGTGACCTCGACTGCCAACACGACCCCAAGAACTGCATCAG tgagaaTCTGTTCATCGACATGGCCGACAGACTGTTCGAGGACGGCTGGAGGGAACTCGGCTACGTCTACGTGAACATAGACGACTGCTGGTCCTCGATGAAGAGGGACGAGAAGGGGCGCCTGCAGGCCGACCCTCAGCG GTTCCCACGGGGCATCCGCTTCCTGTCCCGCTACATGCACGCCCGGGGCCTCAAGCTGGGCCTCTACGGGGACATGGGCACACACACCTGCGGGGGCTACCCCGGCACCACGCTGGACGACATCGCGCTGGACGCTCAGACCTTCGCCGACTGGGAGGTGGACATGTTTAAATTTGACGGCTGTTACTCTAACGCCACGGTGCAAGAGCAGG GTTACCCGCTAATGTCGAAGGCTTTGAATGCTACGGGCCGTCCTATTGCCTACTCCTGCAGTTGGCCTGCCTACCAGGGTGGGCTGCCCCCTAAG GTGAACTACACTCAGTTGGGTCAGCTCTGCAACCTGTGGCGTAACTATGGCGACATCCAGGACTCCTGGGACAGTGTCCTGAACATTGTTGAGTGGTTCTCCGAGAACCAGGACGTCCTGGCTCCTGCAGCTGGACCCGGGAAGTGGAACGACCCAGATATG CTGATTATTGGCGACTTTGGCCTCAGCATGGACCAGTCCCGGGCTCAGATGGCGCTGTGGGCCATCATGGCTGCTCCTCTTTTCATGTCCAACGACCTGCGCACCATCAGCAGCGGCGCCCGCAGCATCCTTCAGAACAAAATGGCCGTCATCATCAACCAGGACCCCCTGGGCATCCAGGGCAGGCGTATTGTAAAG GAGAAGATTGGCATCGACGTGTTCTGGCGCCCTCTGTCCAAAAACGCCAGCGCCCTGGTGTTCTTCAGTCGTCGTAACGACATGCCCTACCGCTACCAGACCAGCCTCGGCAAACTCAACTACACCACTGGCAGCTACGAG ATCCACGACGTCTTCGCCCAGAAGACCACGACGCTGAAAGACTCCACCCCCTTCGTGGTGTCCGTGAACCCCACCGGCGTGGTCATGTGGCACGTGTCCGCGCCCGCCAAATGGAACCGCCGCCCGTTCCGCCGAGGCGGCGGGCGCCGGGGAAACGCCATTCCTCCGGTCTTCCTCTGA
- the LOC119194577 gene encoding uncharacterized protein LOC119194577 codes for MAETSLGVSGAVKTILQSAAAGFAFGEVALLAAEPSLTTDGVLLTAATLAAGRVGSTGAGVVAACLAFSSALVSLGSGFLLAAAVTKLLTKGGVTRSAEATAGACVAAGAVATGLVAGILPPWVYVGAQAVLVLLVVSNSNINDMTTALAIIFVTLYLCVAYGRTGVFLGLFLAGLSVSVLCALRKALAERMSRRAKSKTECKLLERIFFYSVVVGALGFFVGLGAGEAGEASEAEMALMLQSVLWVAYVAAGLLGAGLGTVVTVGLRPEAAGTVAVGAAVVSSASLRAVVHLSASLGTRSSVGAALGAAAAAGVSLGAASVAAKAAFGARNSTLAAIGSVALGAVAAMRGGALAASAPTTSELVTVTLVAAGSFLLGAPKSPFHTQVNLQVGLVAGPELIRGVGMETLTAASAPFGAGALGAAALATAALGRVGTAGIAVAVLLAMGSVLSGIIGNSPPTTNARRD; via the exons ATGGCGGAAACAAGTCTGG gtgtttctgGTGCAGTGAAGACTATCCTGCAAAGTGCAGCGGCGGGTTTTGCTTTCGGAGAAGTCGCTTTGCTCGCCGCTGAGCCCTCGCTGACCACGGATGGCGTCCTCCTGACCGCCGCGACTCTGGCGGCCGGGCGGGTCGGCTCCACGGGCGCCGGGGTGGTGGCGGCGTGCCTCGCCTTCTCCTCCGCGCTCGTTTCCCTCGGCAGCGGTTTCCTCCTTGCCGCCGCGGTCACCAAGCTGTTGACCAAAGGCGGAGTCACACGGTCAGCGGAGGCCACGGCGGGAGCCTGCGTCGCGGCGGGGGCCGTCGCCACTGGCCTAGTAGCCGGGATCCTCCCGCCGTGGGTCTACGTCGGCGCTCAGGCCGTTCTGGTCCTTCTGGTGGTCTCCAACTCCAACATCAACGACATGACCACCGCTCTGGCGATCATCTTCGTCACTCTCTACCTCTGCGTAGCTTATGGGCGAACGGGCGTGTTCCTCGGACTGTTCCTCGCGGGGCTGAGCGTGTCGGTGCTCTGCGCCCTCCGAAAGGCTCTGGCCGAGAGGATGTCACGGAGGGCGAAATCGAAAACCGAGTGCAAACTTTTAGAGCGGATATTCTTCTACTCCGTCGTCGTGGGGGCGCTGGGCTTCTTCGTGGGCCTGGGGGCCGGCGAAGCGGGAGAGGCGTCCGAAGCGGAGATGGCGCTGATGCTGCAGTCGGTCCTGTGGGTGGCGTACGTGGCCGCGGGGCTGCTGGGGGCCGGCCTGGGGACGGTGGTCACGGTGGGGCTGCGGCCGGAGGCGGCTGGGACGGTGGCCGTCGGAGCCGCCGTGGTATCCTCGGCCTCCCTGAGGGCCGTCGTGCACTTGAGCGCCTCGTTGGGGACCCGGAGCAGCGTGGGGGCGGCGCTGGGAGCGGCCGCGGCCGCCGGGGTTTCCCTCGGAGCCGCAAGCGTGGCGGCGAAGGCGGCGTTCGGGGCCAGAAACTCCACTTTAGCAGCCATCGGCTCGGTCGCTCTCGGCGCGGTCGCGGCCATGCGAGGCGGCGCGCTGGCGGCGTCCGCCCCGACGACGTCCGAGCTTGTCACCGTCACCCTGGTCGCGGCGGGCTCGTTTCTGCTGGGGGCCCCCAAGAGCCCTTTCCACACCCAGGTAAACCTGCAAGTGGGCCTCGTCGCGGGGCCGGAGCTCATTCGAGGAGTCGGCATGGAGACGCTCACGGCGGCGTCGGCGCCTTTCGGAGCCGGGGCACTCGGGGCCGCGGCGTTGGCTACCGCGGCCCTGGGGAGGGTGGGCACCGCGGGGATTGCGGTGGCTGTATTGTTGGCTATGGGAAGCGTTCTCAGTGGCATCATAGGAAACTCTCCGCCAACAACAAACGCACGCAGAGACTGA